In Deefgea piscis, the genomic window GCCCAATAAACCGACCACTTCACCACTGGCGACTTCTAAAGAAACGTCACGCACGACGGTACGTTTCTTATAAGATTTTTGTAAATGCTGCGCTTTCAACACACTCATTTGGCGGCGTCTTTCTTTTTCGGGTTGATGGTAATGTTTACTCGATTACCCGGCTTACTTTGAGCCTGATAAAACTCAGTATTGAGATTGTAGTTAATGGTGTCACCCATGACGATATCTTGGCCTTTTTTAACCCAAGCTTTATCGATCAAAATCATTTCGCCTTTCGCACCGTCGTAATCAAAGCGCAGGGACTCAGCGTCGAGCATTTCGCCGCTATCGAGTTTTTGCTTAAAGCGCACAGGACGACCTTCACCTTTTGCGTATTGCTTACCAAAAGCATCTTCGCTCATTGTCACTTTATCGGCACGCATATTCATCGTGCCTTGCGTCGCAATGACATTGCCAGTACAGACCGTTTGCGAATTTTTTTGATCGGCAACGCAATTGTCTGCGGTGATATTCATTGGCTTTTCACGATCTGCCGTTTCGGCGTAAGACCATGAATTAATTAACAGGGCGAACAGCGGCAGGACGAGGAGTCGGGACATAGGTCATCTTTACTTGTGATTTAAGTTCTAAGGTTTGCAATTTATTATTGGCGACAAAACCCACGGCTTCGGCATGATTTTTACCCATATCGGCGGTAACGAACTGATCTGACTTAGCTACTTCAGCTTGGCCATCAATCCAAATATCACGGCCATTGATAATCAATTCAGGGTTTCCCTCAAACGGCGCTCGGCGCAATTGAGTTGCTTCATAAAACCAAGTTTCTGAGCCTTTATGGATCGATTTTGCTCGAGTACCAATCACCACAACCGTCGGTTTACTGGCGTCAGTTTGGGTCAACATCGGTTTTTCATACAGCATGGTATCTTGTAGCGGTACATGCGTCACCCGACTAGCGATCAGTTGTGAACGCTTGATACCGGCCTCGTCATAACGCCACAATACGCCCTCATCGGCAATTAAATCGGGTGCATTTAAATCCAAACGCTGCGGGACTGTTAGATTAGTGGCAACGCGACTTAAAGCCCAGATTAAACTACCGACCAAGAGCAATAAAAGCAAGGGCAAAACCCAGGTTGTTAAACTACGCAAACCAATCCCCTAGCGCAAATATGGCGCCATCGCAGCATCATAGGTGTTTTGCGATTGCATAATTAAATCACACACTTCACGCACCGCGCCCGAGCCACCTTGGCTGCCGGTAATGTAATGCGCGTGCTGGCGAACGATGGTGGGTGAATTCGGCACGGCAACAGCAAATGGCACGCGGCGCATAATCGGCAAATCAATAACATCGTCACCCATATAGCCACATTCTTGAGCCGTAACGCCGGTATCTAACAACAGCTGCTCAAACGTAGCCAACTTATCGTGTGCGCCTTGATAGACCAAATCAATACCCAAATTTTTGGTTCGATGTGTGAGCAAGGTCGAAGTACGACCAGTGATAATGGCGAGTTGAACGCCACTTTGCTGCAACATTTTTAAACCATGTCCATCCAATGAATGGAAAGCCTTTAACTCTTCGCCAGCATCGGTGTAATACAAACGACCGTCAGTCATGACTCCGTCAACGTCAAAAATCATAACGCGAACTTTTTTTGCTTGCTCAAGCATTCAGCTTCCCTTCTATGAAAATTTTTTAATTATAAACTTACAGGTATTGAGTGCTAGGCCTCGGATTTAAATGCGTACAGCACCATACCCAATTAAACCACTCGGGCTCGTAGCAAGTCATGCATATTTAATGCCCCGACTAATCGGCCTTGGTCCTGAACCAATAAACCATTAATCCGCCGTGACTCCATCAACTGAACCGCCTCAGCTGCCAGACGCGAAGCCTCAATAGTAGCAGGATTTGCCGTCATCACGGCACTCACCGGTGTGGTACGAATATCAATATCCAAATCTAAAGTGCGCCGCAAATCACCATCGGTATATACGCCGACCAATAATCCCGCCGCATCGACCACTGCCGTCATCCCCAAACCCTTACGGCTAATTTCGAGCAAAGCGTCGCGTAGTGGTAAATCTTGCCCTACCACCGGTAGACGCTCCCCTTGATGCATTAAGTCGCGCACATGGACCAATAAGCGTCGTCCTAAAGTGCCACCGGGGTGCGATAAAGCAAAGTCTTCAGCCTTAAAGCCACGCGCCTCCAGTAAAGCCACAGCCAACGCATCACCAAGTGCTAACGCCACGGTGGTGCTGGCTGTTGGCGCCAAATTCAACGGGCAAGCCTCCTCGCTAACTGCCACATCCAAATGCACGCTCGATTCTTGGCTTAAAGTCGAATTCACATTGCCGGTCATCGCAATAATTGGAATTGCTAAGCGCTTCAAGCTAGGCAATAAAGCAACCAATTCGTCACTTTCTCCCGAATTGGACAAAGCCAAAACCACATCGGCGGAAGTAATCATCCCCAAATCGCCGTGCGCTGCTTCACCGGGGTGAACAAAAAAAGCGGGACTCCCTGTGCTGGCCATGGTCGCGGCTATTTTACGCGCAACATGGCCCGATTTCCCCATCCCCATCACCACAATTCGCCCCCGGCAATTCAAAGCGAGCTGGCAAGCCTGATCAAACTGAGCATCCAAACGCGTCGACACCGCTAAGATTGCAGCGGCTTCAATTTGCATTACTCGCCGCGCCACATCACAGGCCGACCAAGCATCTTTTGATTCTATGGCATTCATCACAGAGCAACACACCTAGCGCATAAACAATGCCGCAGTATAAAAGACCTCATCATTAGATAACAGTAGGCTGTGAATAATCAGTACGTCAGTAACAGGGCCAGCTCAGTTATAATCAAATAGCATCCAACTCTAATGAACCCTATGCC contains:
- a CDS encoding KdsC family phosphatase, with amino-acid sequence MLEQAKKVRVMIFDVDGVMTDGRLYYTDAGEELKAFHSLDGHGLKMLQQSGVQLAIITGRTSTLLTHRTKNLGIDLVYQGAHDKLATFEQLLLDTGVTAQECGYMGDDVIDLPIMRRVPFAVAVPNSPTIVRQHAHYITGSQGGSGAVREVCDLIMQSQNTYDAAMAPYLR
- the lptA gene encoding lipopolysaccharide transport periplasmic protein LptA, which produces MSRLLVLPLFALLINSWSYAETADREKPMNITADNCVADQKNSQTVCTGNVIATQGTMNMRADKVTMSEDAFGKQYAKGEGRPVRFKQKLDSGEMLDAESLRFDYDGAKGEMILIDKAWVKKGQDIVMGDTINYNLNTEFYQAQSKPGNRVNITINPKKKDAAK
- a CDS encoding KpsF/GutQ family sugar-phosphate isomerase, which gives rise to MNAIESKDAWSACDVARRVMQIEAAAILAVSTRLDAQFDQACQLALNCRGRIVVMGMGKSGHVARKIAATMASTGSPAFFVHPGEAAHGDLGMITSADVVLALSNSGESDELVALLPSLKRLAIPIIAMTGNVNSTLSQESSVHLDVAVSEEACPLNLAPTASTTVALALGDALAVALLEARGFKAEDFALSHPGGTLGRRLLVHVRDLMHQGERLPVVGQDLPLRDALLEISRKGLGMTAVVDAAGLLVGVYTDGDLRRTLDLDIDIRTTPVSAVMTANPATIEASRLAAEAVQLMESRRINGLLVQDQGRLVGALNMHDLLRARVV
- the lptC gene encoding LPS export ABC transporter periplasmic protein LptC; this encodes MRSLTTWVLPLLLLLLVGSLIWALSRVATNLTVPQRLDLNAPDLIADEGVLWRYDEAGIKRSQLIASRVTHVPLQDTMLYEKPMLTQTDASKPTVVVIGTRAKSIHKGSETWFYEATQLRRAPFEGNPELIINGRDIWIDGQAEVAKSDQFVTADMGKNHAEAVGFVANNKLQTLELKSQVKMTYVPTPRPAAVRPVN